From the genome of Miscanthus floridulus cultivar M001 chromosome 10, ASM1932011v1, whole genome shotgun sequence, one region includes:
- the LOC136489135 gene encoding uncharacterized membrane protein YFL067W-like: protein MDKHSEPIHGPAEPIHATRSRPSGSAAPPQPDPGTGSAAREEDAGSTVGEEVGAGSTVGEKEGAGSTTGEEEGAGSTTGEEEGVGSTAGEEEGAGSAAGEEEGAGSGAGEEVGAGSTAGEELGPDPPPRRRWGPDPPPGRRRVPDPPSWWSHATVVESSHYDGRERHEGRGHGGREEGRQRGWSEREEGLVCV from the coding sequence atGGACAAGCATAGTGAGCCCATCCATGGGCCCGCTGAGCCCATCCACGCTACCAGATCTCGGCCGTCGGGATCTGCGGCGCCTCCTCAACCAGATCCAGGCACTGGGAGCGCCGCCAGGGAGGAGGATGCCGGATCCACCGTCGGGGAGGAGGTGGGGGCTGGATCCACCGTCGGGGAGAAGGAGGGGGCCGGATCGACCActggggaggaggagggggccggATCGACCActggggaggaggagggggtTGGATCCACCGCTGGGGAGGAGGAGGGtgctggatccgccgccggggaggaggagggggctgGATCCGGCGCCGGGGAGGAGGTGGGAGCCGGATCCACCGCCGGGGAAGAGTTGGGGCCAGATCCACCGCCGAGGAGGAGGTGGGGGCCGGATCCACCGCCGGGGAGGAGGAGGGTGCCGGATCCGCCGTCGTGGTGGAGCCATGCCACTGTGGTGGAGTCGAGCCACTATGATGGGAGGGAGAGGCACGAGGGGCGCGGCCATGGTGGGAGGGAGGAGGGACGCCAGCGTGGTTGGAGTGAGAGGGAGGAGGGGCTAGTGTGTGTGTGA